One region of Chlorobiota bacterium genomic DNA includes:
- a CDS encoding DUF4159 domain-containing protein, which produces MKKAFLISATAAVLFVVGVLAAAAPATAQPPRIDFEGKRAKPADAPPDGSAFVLARVKYAGGGDWYNDQSAEVNLLEFVGQHTGMNVRSTFEYVELSSDKIFNYPLLFLTGHGNIAFTDGEAKRLRAYLDNGGFLYIDDDYGLDTAVRREMRKVFPDQEFQELPFSHGIYSCFYKFPNGLPKIHEHDGRPPQGFGLFTQDRRLAVFYTYQTNPSDGWADPAAHDDPPAKREAALQIGTNIVVWALTN; this is translated from the coding sequence ATGAAAAAAGCATTTCTGATATCGGCCACCGCCGCGGTGCTGTTTGTGGTGGGGGTTCTGGCCGCCGCCGCGCCCGCAACCGCGCAGCCGCCCCGCATAGACTTTGAGGGGAAGCGGGCCAAACCGGCGGACGCGCCCCCCGACGGCAGCGCGTTCGTGCTGGCGCGGGTGAAATACGCGGGGGGAGGGGATTGGTACAACGATCAATCGGCGGAGGTGAACCTGCTAGAGTTCGTGGGCCAGCACACGGGGATGAACGTCCGCTCCACGTTTGAGTATGTGGAGCTTTCCAGCGATAAAATTTTCAACTATCCCCTGCTGTTTCTTACTGGCCACGGAAACATTGCTTTTACCGATGGCGAAGCCAAGCGGCTGCGGGCCTACTTGGACAACGGTGGATTCCTGTACATTGACGACGATTACGGGCTTGACACTGCGGTCCGCCGCGAGATGCGAAAGGTTTTTCCCGATCAAGAGTTTCAGGAGCTTCCTTTCAGCCACGGCATTTACAGCTGTTTCTACAAGTTCCCGAACGGGCTTCCAAAAATTCACGAGCATGACGGGCGGCCACCGCAGGGGTTCGGGCTGTTCACCCAGGACCGCCGCTTGGCCGTTTTCTACACCTACCAAACCAATCCATCCGATGGCTGGGCCGACCCCGCAGCCCACGACGACCCACCAGCAAAGCGGGAAGCCGCGCTTCAGATTGGCACCAACATTGTGGTGTGGGCCTTAACGAATTAA
- a CDS encoding outer membrane beta-barrel protein has product MPYFAQSICRCVATLLLALVLAVAAQAQGGRRTDILLYQRPILPLFVGIEGGYGQWTNEASFTVTDSKLPCALFTDGEGTGPVGGVKGMLYFNRWFFFSPRIRYETRSGTFLTPLPDEPVRDEANAIVQLSQEAQVDATMATFTFDPLVGIEIARTGLYLCGGPSASLLLDGSYDYTERIKSPSRFTYVATGTTEQGLVDGASFQQYQQFAFDLRGGAGFILRIGKFGLNPEVFYSFPLTSALASPDKLKQTGIVGTFSILYNLGE; this is encoded by the coding sequence ATGCCGTACTTTGCTCAATCCATTTGCCGTTGTGTTGCCACGTTGTTGCTGGCGTTGGTTCTGGCCGTTGCTGCCCAGGCGCAAGGGGGGCGGCGCACCGACATCCTGCTCTATCAGCGTCCCATCCTTCCCCTTTTTGTTGGAATTGAAGGGGGCTACGGCCAATGGACCAACGAAGCATCGTTCACCGTTACCGACTCCAAACTCCCCTGCGCGCTCTTCACCGATGGCGAAGGCACCGGGCCGGTGGGTGGGGTGAAAGGGATGCTCTATTTCAACCGCTGGTTCTTTTTTTCGCCACGGATTCGGTACGAAACCCGCTCCGGCACATTCCTTACGCCGCTTCCCGACGAGCCAGTGCGCGACGAAGCGAACGCCATTGTTCAGCTTTCGCAGGAAGCACAGGTGGATGCCACCATGGCAACCTTCACGTTCGACCCATTGGTTGGGATCGAGATAGCCCGCACGGGGCTGTATCTGTGCGGCGGGCCATCGGCCAGCCTGCTGCTGGATGGTTCCTACGACTACACCGAGCGGATAAAAAGCCCCTCCCGATTCACCTACGTTGCCACCGGAACCACCGAGCAAGGATTGGTGGATGGCGCGTCGTTCCAGCAGTACCAGCAGTTCGCGTTCGACCTTCGCGGCGGGGCCGGCTTCATCCTTCGGATTGGGAAATTTGGATTGAACCCAGAGGTCTTCTACAGCTTCCCCCTAACCTCGGCCCTTGCCAGCCCCGATAAGCTGAAGCAAACCGGCATTGTGGGGACCTTCAGCATCCTGTACAATTTGGGGGAGTAG
- a CDS encoding DNA cytosine methyltransferase, protein MSDQIEEQQNAVEANREYLVVELFAGAGGLAVGLEKAGLRCVALNEIDKSACQTLRKNRPHWNVLEGDIRNFDFSQYHNAVDVVTGGFPCQAFSYAGKKLGLADARGTLFYEFAQVVRAVNPLMCVGENVRGLVSHDNGRTLQGMISILDEIGYRVVPVQVLNAVQYKVPQKRDRLIVVGVRKDIPITYEYPKPYRTTYTLRDALKKGALFNCDVPDSRGAAYPESKKVVLDLVPQKGYWRDLPVDIQKKFMGKSFYLGGGKTGMARRIGWDEPCLTLTCSPAQKQTERCHPDETRPFTVREYARIQTFPDDWEFAGSMAQQYKQIGNAVPVNLGREIGYSIIKFLNAFYEK, encoded by the coding sequence ATGAGCGATCAGATTGAGGAACAACAAAACGCTGTTGAGGCCAATCGTGAGTACTTGGTGGTGGAATTATTTGCCGGCGCAGGCGGGTTGGCGGTGGGGTTGGAGAAAGCCGGACTGCGGTGTGTTGCGCTGAACGAGATTGATAAATCCGCTTGCCAGACGCTGCGTAAAAATCGCCCACATTGGAATGTTTTGGAGGGGGATATCCGCAATTTCGATTTCTCCCAATATCACAATGCTGTGGATGTGGTTACTGGGGGATTTCCCTGCCAAGCATTTAGCTATGCAGGAAAAAAATTAGGGCTTGCGGATGCACGTGGCACGCTGTTTTATGAATTTGCCCAGGTGGTTCGTGCGGTCAATCCGCTTATGTGTGTGGGCGAAAATGTGCGGGGCTTAGTAAGCCATGATAATGGCCGAACTCTGCAAGGGATGATCTCAATTTTGGATGAAATCGGTTATCGCGTGGTTCCGGTGCAGGTCCTAAACGCCGTCCAATATAAAGTCCCACAAAAAAGAGATAGGCTGATAGTGGTAGGAGTCCGAAAAGATATTCCAATTACGTATGAGTACCCGAAGCCATACAGAACAACCTACACGCTGCGCGATGCCTTAAAAAAAGGAGCGTTGTTCAATTGTGATGTCCCTGATTCGCGAGGAGCTGCCTATCCAGAAAGCAAGAAAGTGGTGTTGGATTTGGTTCCACAAAAGGGGTATTGGCGCGATTTGCCGGTGGATATTCAGAAAAAATTTATGGGGAAGAGTTTTTATTTGGGCGGTGGTAAAACCGGAATGGCGCGAAGAATCGGCTGGGATGAACCATGCTTAACGCTTACGTGCAGCCCCGCACAAAAACAAACAGAGCGTTGCCACCCAGACGAAACTCGCCCATTTACCGTGCGCGAATACGCACGCATCCAAACATTCCCCGATGATTGGGAATTCGCAGGTTCAATGGCGCAGCAGTACAAACAAATTGGCAATGCCGTACCCGTGAATTTGGGAAGAGAAATCGGGTACTCGATAATTAAATTTCTCAACGCTTTTTATGAGAAATAA
- a CDS encoding choice-of-anchor D domain-containing protein, translated as MKRLYAFFLLLLLLAVQQQSSAQGKILLLFPETPCDSISCLAFPIINPDTTARQVTQVWITDSTSFSTPYAVSTDTIGRGDTLRFPICFHPTMRGAISDSLYIVVAHATGADTLKIRLAGDGIAPALELIPSVINFPRTASGGASNRTIFIKNSGERPITFAAGALSFPAPFRLVTPLPITIPAGDSVQITIAFEPKQSGVYSESVLIPSGCGIQIQFGMNGSTNIIGTGAVLRPSKSGLNEANLESVPCGGLRCVNLTLSNVGNAPLNMEQLRWVLGNAGYFIDTTVTPITLPFLIPENGQRIVKVCVEANTTGTIRDTLLMQSNTRTSIAFGLVIDVSRSMEDPMRCGSTTTKRVEQARLQAMNFLSNTLLYLPGLGIQDQIAISRYSGTDAFPFIDHFFSLRNVTDAVRTAAVNAVSTTILNTISGTQTGRAVMRMLDTLAKSPLPNKVLVLLTDGQADAADRANFSVPSIVSAANAAGVQVFTIGIGIAAFPRPQDRADFRKYLGDMAQQTGGETFEAEDCDSLQFAFEKITDIVSRGNQVREPFAIRITSPRVEADRDLVFDSTYVYAEGTADTICQTITLTNVGEGEALVDSIEFTDMLGNPTNEFFLKPNSTFPVQVRQNRQVDVEICFTPKALRGRGGKVRFGYNNCGGQPIFRALAGTGYGRANLRITDERIGAIDQQVTLPIYGDTALQFYQVRTITYSLRWNRTMLDLVGVRPGMSAGAATVAITQPVTYQGSYATVGITVTGSALPTAGELALLDFNILRGDTLATLVELTAGQFDDGNPKMLLKNAGTVILDSTCFRSFKPVQAGGGVTKISVGQPLPNPAVDDAITLPVESSAASALFVEIFNTGGATVGPTTRHTLPAGNSTLTLDVRQLPPGSYYLTTRTPAGEIAMRKFVVGRN; from the coding sequence ATGAAACGTCTGTACGCCTTCTTCCTTCTCCTGCTTCTGCTTGCCGTTCAGCAGCAGAGCAGTGCGCAGGGAAAGATATTGCTGCTGTTTCCGGAAACCCCCTGCGACTCCATTTCTTGCCTTGCCTTCCCAATTATCAACCCCGACACAACGGCACGGCAAGTAACCCAAGTCTGGATAACCGACAGCACCAGCTTCAGCACCCCCTACGCTGTTAGCACCGACACGATTGGGCGCGGCGATACCCTCCGCTTTCCCATCTGCTTTCACCCAACGATGCGGGGGGCGATTAGCGATTCCCTGTACATCGTTGTGGCGCACGCAACCGGGGCCGACACGCTGAAAATTCGCTTGGCCGGCGACGGTATCGCCCCAGCGTTGGAGCTTATTCCATCGGTGATAAACTTCCCCCGGACAGCATCGGGGGGCGCGTCGAACCGCACCATCTTCATTAAAAACAGCGGCGAGCGCCCAATCACGTTTGCCGCCGGGGCGTTGTCGTTTCCGGCTCCGTTCCGCCTTGTCACCCCGCTGCCAATCACCATCCCCGCTGGCGATTCGGTGCAGATTACCATCGCTTTTGAACCGAAGCAGAGCGGTGTCTATTCCGAGTCGGTCCTGATCCCCTCGGGGTGCGGCATCCAGATTCAGTTTGGGATGAACGGCAGCACCAATATTATCGGGACCGGGGCGGTGCTGCGGCCAAGCAAATCGGGGTTGAACGAAGCGAATCTGGAGAGCGTCCCCTGCGGCGGGTTGCGCTGCGTGAACCTGACGCTAAGCAACGTCGGGAACGCACCGCTGAACATGGAGCAGCTCCGCTGGGTGCTGGGGAACGCTGGCTATTTCATTGACACAACCGTCACCCCAATCACCCTGCCGTTCCTGATTCCCGAAAATGGTCAGCGGATCGTGAAGGTCTGCGTGGAAGCCAACACCACCGGAACCATACGCGACACGCTGCTGATGCAAAGCAACACCCGCACCTCCATCGCCTTCGGCCTTGTGATTGATGTAAGCCGCAGCATGGAGGACCCAATGCGATGCGGCAGCACCACCACAAAACGGGTGGAGCAAGCGCGGCTGCAGGCCATGAACTTCCTTTCCAACACCCTCCTCTATCTTCCTGGTTTGGGGATTCAGGATCAGATAGCGATCAGCCGATACAGCGGGACCGATGCTTTCCCATTTATTGACCACTTCTTCTCGCTCCGCAACGTCACCGACGCGGTCCGCACCGCAGCGGTGAACGCCGTCAGCACAACGATTCTGAACACCATCAGCGGAACGCAAACCGGGCGCGCAGTGATGCGAATGCTCGACACCCTGGCCAAAAGCCCCTTGCCGAACAAGGTCCTTGTGCTGTTGACCGACGGGCAAGCGGATGCCGCCGACCGCGCGAACTTCTCCGTCCCCTCCATCGTTTCCGCTGCCAATGCTGCTGGGGTTCAGGTCTTCACCATCGGCATCGGCATTGCGGCGTTTCCCCGCCCGCAGGATCGGGCTGATTTCCGCAAGTATCTGGGGGACATGGCGCAGCAAACCGGGGGGGAAACGTTCGAGGCCGAGGACTGCGACAGCCTACAGTTTGCTTTTGAAAAGATCACCGATATCGTCAGCCGGGGGAACCAGGTTCGCGAACCGTTCGCAATCCGCATCACCTCACCCCGGGTGGAGGCGGACCGCGATCTGGTGTTCGACTCCACCTACGTCTATGCCGAAGGAACCGCCGACACGATATGCCAAACCATCACCCTAACGAACGTTGGGGAAGGGGAAGCATTGGTGGACAGCATCGAGTTCACCGATATGCTTGGCAATCCCACCAATGAATTTTTCTTAAAGCCGAACAGCACTTTCCCGGTGCAGGTTCGCCAGAACCGCCAGGTGGATGTTGAGATATGCTTCACTCCAAAAGCACTTCGCGGACGTGGCGGGAAGGTCCGGTTTGGCTACAACAACTGCGGCGGCCAGCCAATTTTCCGGGCACTTGCGGGAACCGGATACGGGCGGGCAAACCTGCGCATCACCGACGAACGCATCGGCGCGATTGACCAACAGGTGACGCTTCCAATTTATGGCGACACCGCCTTGCAGTTTTATCAAGTGAGAACCATCACCTACTCACTCCGCTGGAACCGAACAATGCTGGACCTTGTTGGGGTCCGCCCGGGGATGTCGGCCGGGGCTGCCACGGTGGCAATCACCCAGCCGGTTACGTACCAGGGGAGCTACGCCACCGTTGGGATCACCGTCACCGGCAGCGCGTTACCAACCGCTGGCGAGCTTGCGCTGCTTGATTTCAACATCCTTCGCGGCGACACACTTGCCACGCTTGTTGAGCTTACCGCCGGCCAGTTCGACGACGGCAACCCGAAGATGCTTCTGAAAAATGCCGGCACCGTGATTCTGGACAGCACCTGTTTCCGCTCCTTCAAGCCGGTGCAGGCTGGGGGGGGCGTTACGAAAATCAGCGTTGGCCAGCCATTGCCGAACCCAGCGGTGGACGATGCCATCACCTTGCCGGTGGAGTCCTCCGCCGCATCGGCACTGTTTGTTGAAATATTCAACACCGGCGGGGCAACGGTGGGGCCAACCACGCGCCACACGCTCCCCGCAGGAAACAGCACGCTTACCCTGGACGTTCGCCAGCTTCCCCCGGGAAGCTACTACCTAACCACACGCACGCCAGCCGGGGAGATCGCCATGCGGAAGTTTGTGGTGGGCCGAAACTGA
- a CDS encoding PD40 domain-containing protein, with amino-acid sequence MRRSSFLFLPLFSMPLWFLLFSATYAQPDTANFRIRNASVLNSDEDDYAPFVTPNGRWLYFTTSRTGKAKLYRSKWEMGEWGVPEPVPSEGVNTDVDDGVLSVPLPALTQLYQLDDEAMSQLNVPTIGIMASGKRDKPDDADLIDSDIYLFDISHDGLAISNVRPIPAVNTRRWESQPTIAPDGSFIIFSGDTSNGDDHKDLYISERRSDGSFGPPRNMGPQVNSQDREVSPFLAPDGRTLFFASDRSGGFGGADFYVTQRNARGEWSTPENLGSLINTSANELFFYGASRAYCLFVSDRDGGHGGFDLYEAAPNIFAPGYTMVQLTIMDTVANRTVSGNVKVTEARLGKQIASDRAEGERGIRKELPSGIGYRFEVTADGYPGTRRAEIPMLPADTTINLTVNVGKPAPPPPPPPPQIVFNIEGVNVPLFVSGYYRMNTIEVLDDLRQRQRDGDLKGLTYIADVAADQAAYNQYKKMSERVEGILGDFVNRCTSEYFPTFLKVKKPEEILEITVHGYADPRPILGNYMEAPVTFLNPDGTQEMTIATGEALDNVKLAGLRAYYAVSYLDGEFRKRGGDYSRMMEQGLLRWRAVSGSVDETSGNDLSEKRRIRVDFQRVQGK; translated from the coding sequence ATGCGTCGTTCCTCCTTTCTGTTCCTCCCTCTCTTCTCCATGCCCCTGTGGTTCCTTCTTTTTTCCGCAACGTACGCCCAGCCGGACACCGCCAACTTCCGCATCCGCAACGCATCGGTGCTGAACTCGGACGAGGATGATTACGCGCCGTTTGTCACCCCAAACGGGCGGTGGCTCTACTTCACCACTTCGCGCACCGGCAAAGCAAAACTCTACCGAAGCAAGTGGGAAATGGGGGAATGGGGCGTGCCAGAACCAGTCCCCAGCGAAGGGGTCAACACCGATGTTGACGATGGCGTGCTGAGCGTACCGCTTCCGGCACTAACGCAGCTGTACCAGTTGGATGATGAGGCGATGAGCCAACTGAACGTCCCAACAATCGGAATCATGGCAAGCGGGAAGCGCGACAAGCCGGACGATGCGGACCTGATTGACTCCGACATCTATCTGTTCGACATCTCGCACGATGGCCTGGCAATCAGCAACGTCCGCCCGATCCCTGCGGTGAATACGCGGCGGTGGGAGTCGCAGCCAACGATTGCGCCGGATGGCAGCTTCATCATCTTCAGCGGCGACACCAGCAACGGCGATGACCACAAGGACCTGTACATCAGCGAACGCCGCAGCGACGGCAGCTTTGGCCCGCCACGCAACATGGGACCGCAGGTCAACAGCCAGGACCGCGAAGTCTCGCCGTTCCTTGCTCCCGACGGAAGGACGCTTTTCTTTGCCAGCGACCGCAGCGGCGGCTTCGGCGGTGCCGATTTCTACGTCACCCAACGGAATGCACGGGGGGAATGGAGCACGCCGGAAAACTTAGGATCGCTGATTAACACCTCCGCCAACGAACTCTTCTTTTACGGAGCCAGCCGCGCCTACTGCCTGTTCGTCAGCGACCGCGACGGCGGCCACGGGGGCTTTGATTTATATGAAGCCGCGCCAAATATTTTTGCCCCCGGCTACACCATGGTTCAGCTAACCATCATGGACACCGTGGCCAACCGCACAGTGAGCGGAAACGTGAAGGTGACGGAAGCACGGTTAGGCAAACAGATAGCCAGCGACCGCGCCGAAGGTGAGCGCGGCATCAGGAAAGAATTGCCCTCGGGGATTGGCTACCGCTTTGAAGTAACCGCCGACGGCTACCCGGGAACGCGCCGTGCGGAGATCCCAATGCTGCCGGCGGATACCACAATCAACCTTACGGTGAACGTTGGGAAGCCTGCGCCACCCCCCCCCCCACCGCCGCCGCAAATTGTCTTCAATATCGAAGGGGTCAACGTGCCGTTGTTCGTCAGCGGATACTACCGGATGAACACGATAGAGGTGCTGGACGATTTACGCCAACGCCAACGCGACGGCGATCTGAAAGGGCTAACCTACATTGCCGATGTGGCAGCGGATCAAGCGGCCTACAACCAATACAAGAAAATGTCAGAACGGGTGGAGGGAATTTTGGGGGATTTTGTGAACCGCTGCACCAGCGAATATTTTCCGACATTCTTGAAAGTGAAAAAGCCGGAAGAAATTCTGGAGATCACCGTGCATGGATATGCGGACCCGCGGCCAATTTTGGGGAATTACATGGAGGCTCCCGTCACCTTCCTGAACCCCGATGGCACGCAAGAGATGACCATTGCAACCGGCGAGGCACTGGACAACGTGAAGCTGGCGGGATTGCGCGCTTACTACGCCGTCAGCTACCTTGATGGTGAGTTCCGCAAACGTGGCGGCGATTATTCCAGAATGATGGAACAGGGCTTGCTCCGTTGGCGCGCAGTAAGCGGCAGCGTGGACGAAACCAGTGGCAACGACCTCTCCGAAAAACGCCGCATCAGAGTTGATTTCCAGAGGGTTCAGGGGAAGTGA